The Caretta caretta isolate rCarCar2 chromosome 5, rCarCar1.hap1, whole genome shotgun sequence genome contains a region encoding:
- the LOC125636850 gene encoding carnitine O-palmitoyltransferase 2, mitochondrial, with amino-acid sequence MLRARLACGGGVLLRRPGPVGRRGYWRTVGLTESIISELDTDHHFVHRSTIPTMHFQDSLPRLPLPKLEDSVKRYLAAQKPLLDDDQYRNTERIAREFGKGVGRKLHRELVEFDKKNKHTSYISDPWFDMYLCARDPVVLNFNPFISLNPDPKEAYNSQVVRATNLVVSSIKFLNSLKNEFLRPDIYYVNPKWSQSRLFKNFIRLLPTSVSWYGAYMVNAYPLDMSQYKRLFNSSRIPKLNKDELFTDERGRHLLVMRNGHFYVFDVLDPIGNILHPSEIQAQLIYILQDADRLPEFPLCYLTTEDRNTWAAVRQQLLEAGNEDNLQKIDSAVFCLCLDIISPKNDTELSHCMLHGHGFNRWFDKSFSLIITNDGTAGVNFEHSWGDGVAVLRFVNEVYRNSTRHPAIVPHSSPPALSATRCERLEFKLNDSIQSAINAARMKFKETNEKLSVRMFEFRKFGKEFLVKQKLSPDAVFQLACQITAYRQFGKIISSYEACSTAAFKHGRTETIRPTSILTKQCSHAFVEERSKHSVAELRNMIDECSKYHRRLQLEAALGRGFDRHLFALKHLSVSRGDPMPELFLDSAYQKLNHIILSTSTLHSPAVHLGGFGPVVPDGFGIGYNVFDTWVGCNTTGYLNRELQEFLRCLEYSLNDILDVLEGRPLV; translated from the exons ATGCTCCGTGCCCGGCTCGCGTGCGGCGGCGGCGTCCTGCTGAGGCGGCCGGGGCCTGTTGGGCGCCGCGGGTACTGGCGGACCGTGGGGCTGACCGAGAGCATCATCTCGGAGCTGGACACGGACCATCACTTCGTGCACAGGAGCACGATCCCCACCATGCACTTCCAGGACAGCCTGCCCAG ATTACCTCTTCCAAAATTGGAGGATAGTGTGAAGAGATATTTGGCTGCTCAGAAACCTCTACTGGATGATGATCAGTACAG AAATACTGAAAGAATTGCTAGGGAGTTTGGAAAAGGAGTGGGCAGGAAGTTACACCGAGAACTTGTTGAATTTGATAAAAAGAATAAGCATACAAGTTATATATCAg atccCTGGTTTGATATGTATCTCTGTGCCAGAGACCCTGTTGTTTTAAACTTCaacccttttatttctttaaatcctGATCCAAAAGAAGCATACAACAGTCAGGTAGTGAGGGCAACAAATCTGGTAGTATCATCAATAAAATTTCTTAACTCTCTAAAGAATGAGTTTTTACGGCCAGATATCTATTATGTCAATCCAAAATGGAGCCAAAGTAGGCTCTTCAAAAACTTTATCCGCCTTCTTCCAACCTCTGTGTCTTGGTATGGAGCTTATATGGTAAACGCATATCCCTTAGATATGTCACAATATAAGCGTCTCTTCAACAGTTCCAGAATTCCTAAATTAAACAAAGATGAACTGTTTACTGATGAACGGGGAAGACATTTGTTGGTGATGAGAAATGGACATTTTTATGTTTTTGATGTTTTGGATCCTATTGGTAATATTCTGCATCCGTCTGAAATCCAGGCTCagttaatttatattttacaagATGCAGATCGCTTGCCTGAGTTTCCCCTTTGTTACCTCACCACTGAAGACAGGAATACTTGGGCAGCAGTAAGACAACAGCTTCTCGAAGCCGGCAATGAAGACAACTTACAAAAAATTGATAGTGCAGTCTTTTGCCTATGCTTAGACATTATTTCCCCAAAGAATGATACTGAGCTGTCACATTGTATGCTTCATGGACATGGTTTTAATCGTTGGTTTGACAAATCCTTTAGTCTGATTATCACTAATGATGGCACTGCAGGGGTAAATTTTGAGCATTCTTGGGGAGATGGAGTTGCAGTCCTTCGTTTTGTTAATGAAGTATATAGAAACAGTACAAGACACCCAGCTATTGTACCACATTCTAGTCCTCCTGCATTAAGTGCTACCAGATGTGAGAGACTGGAGTTTAAATTGAATGATTCAATCCAATCTGCTATAAATGCTGCACGTAtgaaatttaaagaaacaaatgagAAACTATCTGTGAGAATGTTTGAATTCAGAAAGTTTGGAAAAGAATTTTTAGTGAAACAAAAGCTGAGTCCAGATGCTGTTTTTCAACTTGCATGTCAGATTACTGCTTATCGACAGTTTGGAAAAATTATTTCTTCTTACGAAGCATGTAGCACTGCTGCTTTTAAACATGGCCGCACGGAAACTATTCGACCCACATCTATACTAACAAAACAGTGTTCACATGCATTTGTTGAAGAACGAAGCAAACACAGTGTAGCAGAACTGAGAAATATGATTGATGAATGTTCAAAATATCACAGACGGTTGCAACTGGAAGCTGCATTAG gtaGAGGATTTGATCGCCATTTATTTGCATTAAAACATCTTTCAGTGTCCAGAGGTGATCCTATGCCTGAACTTTTTCTTGACTCAGCCTACCAAAAACTAAACCATATTATCCTTTCAACTAGTACGTTACACAGTCCTGCAGTTCATCTTGGTGGATTTGGGCCAGTGGTGCCAGATGGTTTTGGAATTGGATATAATGTATTTGATACATGGGTAGGATGTAACACAACTGGCTATTTAAATAGAGAACTACAAGAATTTCTTAGATGCCTTGAGTATAGTTTAAATGATATTTTAGATGTTTTAGAAGGAAGACCTCTTGTGTAA